One segment of Penaeus vannamei isolate JL-2024 chromosome 3, ASM4276789v1, whole genome shotgun sequence DNA contains the following:
- the LOC113826004 gene encoding cyclin-dependent-like kinase 5, whose product MQKYEKLEKIGEGTYGTVFKAKNRETQEIVALKRVRLDDDDEGVPSSALREICLLKELKHKNIVRLHDVLHSDKKLTLVFEHCDQDLKKYFDSLNGEIDPDIVKSFMYQLLRGLEFCHSRNVLHRDLKPQNLLINKNGELKLADFGLARAFGIPVRCYSAEVVTLWYRPPDVLFGAKLYNTSIDMWSAGCIFAELANAGRPLFPGSDVDDQLKRIFKLLGTPTEDTWPGMTSLPDYKTFPLYQPTMTLAQVCPKLSSKGRDLLQRLLICNPAVRMSAEDAMAHSYFADLSTSIRNG is encoded by the exons ATGCAGAAATATGAGAAATTAGAAAAGATCGGCGAAG GTACATATGGTACTGTGTTTAAAGCAAAGAATAGAGAAACACAAGAAATCGTAGCACTGAAAAGAGTTCGtctggatgatgatgacgaa GGTGTACCCTCATCTGCACTTCGGGAGATCTGCTTATTAAAAGAGCTGAAGCACAAGAACATTGTACGTCTGCATGATGTGCTACACTCCGACAAAAAGCTGACGTTAGTTTTTGAGCATTGTGACCAAGATCTCAAGAAATACTTTGACAGTCTCAATGGTGAAATAGATCCAGACATAGTAAAATCTTTCAT GTATCAACTTTTACGAGGACTTGAGTTTTGTCACAGCAGAAATGTTCTTCACCGTGACCTGAAACCCCAAAATCTTCTCATCAACAAG AACGGAGAGTTAAAGCTGGCTGATTTTGGTTTAGCCAGAGCCTTTGGTATACCTGTTCGTTGTTATTCTGCGGAAGTTGTGACACTTTGGTATCGACCCCCAGATGTACTCTTTGGCGCCAAGTTATATAATACTTCAATCGACATGTGGTCTGCTGGCTGTATATTTGCTG AATTGGCTAATGCTGGCCGACCACTGTTTCCTGGAAGCGACGTGGACGACCAGCTCAAGCGCATCTTCAAGCTCTTGGGCACACCTACCGAGGACACCTGGCCTGGCATGACCTCACTGCCAGATTACAAGACATTCCCCCTCTACCAACCCACAATGACGCTTGCTCAAGTCTGCCCAAAGCTGAGTAGCAAAGGAAGAGATCTCTTACAG CGGCTGCTCATCTGCAATCCTGCAGTTCGAATGAGTGCTGAAGATGCGATGGCTCACTCGTACTTTGCTGATCTCTCCACTTCCATTCGCAATGGTTAG
- the LOC113826015 gene encoding ammonium transporter Rh type A has protein sequence MKLKNSHSHGVIVAILQVIFFVLFIIFAKYHPDADARQNPLTNGTKLEISLSKYHSNVNASHETNWSHSKLYPMFQDVHVMIFIGFGFLMTFLKKYGFSSVGINFLVAATCLQWALLVNGFFHLHYNTIIIDLNALLAADFTAAAVLISFGAVLGKTTPTQLIIMTMIEIPIFVINEVIGRQYLGAIDMGDSMFVHAFGAYFGLAVSFVLYREDHSTEKEGSSYRSDMFAMIGTVFLWLYWPSFNSGAAPGDDQHRAIINTYITLCSCTLTTFALSSLVDKEKKFNMVHIQNSTLAGGVAVGTAADLMIHPWGAMLIGMLAATISVVGYAYLTPFLASRLRIHDTCGVHNLHGMPAILAGIIGCVAAALASEDTYGPSLYEIFPNRAPAEGTEDFARLKGILPDLEPGPGYSAGGQAGNQMLALLITLTIAIIGGVITGFLLRAEIWGRLRTDDLYEDEKYWIIEEEEEEHQMSSVHIPMTSPADNGTSK, from the exons ATACCACCCAGATGCCGACGCTCGCCAGAATCCTCTTACCAACGGAACGAAATTGGAGATTAGCCTGtccaa GTACCACTCCAATGTCAACGCTTCACACGAGACAAATTGGTCTCATAGCAAGCTTTATCCGA TGTTCCAGGATGTCCACGTCATGATCTTCATCGGTTTCGGCTTCCTCATGACCTTCCTGAAGAAGTACGGCTTCTCCTCCGTCGGTATCAACTTCCTGGTGGCGGCGACGTGCCTCCAGTGGGCGCTCCTCGTCAATGGCTTCTTCCATCTCCACTACAATACGATTATTATCGATCTTAATGC CCTCCTAGCAGCTGACTTCACGGCGGCTGCGGTGCTGATCAGCTTCGGCGCCGTGCTGGGGAAGACCACGCCCACACAGCTGATCATCATGACCATGATCGAGATCCCTATCTTCGTCATCAATGAGGTCATAGGCAGACAGTACCTAGGG gCTATCGACATGGGTGACTCTATGTTCGTCCACGCCTTCGGTGCCTACTTCGGCCTGGCGGTGAGCTTCGTCCTCTACAGGGAAGACCACAGCACGGAAAAGGAAGGGTCATCTTATAGGTCGGATATGTTCGCCATGATCG GCACCGTCTTCCTGTGGCTCTACTGGCCCTCCTTCAACAGCGGCGCCGCCCCGGGGGATGACCAACACCGCGCCATCATCAACACTTACATCACCCTCTGTTCGTGCACACTCAccaccttcgctctctcctccctggttgacaaagaaaagaaattcaaTATG GTGCACATTCAGAACAGCACACTGGCGGGAGGTGTGGCCGTTGGAACAGCAGCTGATCTGATGATCCATCCGTGGGGCGCCATGCTCATCGGAATGCTTGCAGCCACCATCTCGGTCGTCGGTTACGCTTATCTCACG CCGTTCCTGGCCTCCCGCCTCCGGATCCACGACACCTGCGGCGTCCACAACCTCCACGGGATGCCTGCGATCCTGGCCGGCATCATCGGCTGcgtcgccgccgccctcgcctccgAGGACACCTACGGGCCCAG cctCTACGAGATCTTCCCGAACCGCGCTCCTGCAGAAGGCACCGAGGACTTCGCTCGCCTCAAGGGCATCCTTCCCGATCTGGAGCCTGGCCCAGGGTACTCGGCAGGAGGTCAGGCCGGGAACCAGATGCTGGCACTGCTCATCACGCTGACCATCGCCATCATCGGAGGGGTCATCACAG GCTTCCTTCTCCGCGCCGAAATCTGGGGCAGACTTCGCACAGACGATCTCTACGAAGACGAAAAATACTGGATaattgaggaggaagaagaggaacaccaGATGAGCAGCGTGCACATCCCTATGACGTCACCAGCTGATAACGGGACATCCaagtag